The DNA window GTCCAGCGGCTGCGCTCGAAGGTGGAGAAGGACCCGGAACACCCCGAGGTGGTGTTGACCGTTCGCGGCGTCGGGTACAAGGCGGGCCCGCCGTGACCGCGCGATGAAACCGAAGGTCGCCGCCTTCACGCGCATGGTGGTGCGGGTGTCGGGCAGGGTCGCGGCGTTCGGCCGCCGCCGCATGGTCGCCTTCGGCGAGCTGTGGCGCCATTCGCTCCAGTTCCGCGTCACCGTGTCCACGCTCGCGCTGTCCTCCGCGGTCGTGTTCGTACTGGGGCTCGTGCTGCAGACCCAGATCACCGAGCGCCTGCTCGACACCAAGTCGGCCGCCGCGGTGCTGCAGACCCAGGCCGTGGTGCAGACCGCCGAGCGCGAGCTCGTCGGCCTGAGCAACCAGGACTCGCTCGGTGACCGGCTGAGCACCGCGCTCAAACGGATCACCAGCAGCGCGCCGGAGGCGCAGGCCGCGACGGGTTCGGCGGCGGGCGCCTTCGAGCCGGTGCTCGCCAGCGGCGGCACGGACCCGGCGGCGGGCACACCGCTGTCCGTCGGCCCCCTGGCCAAGGTGCCGGAGCGGCTGCGCCAGTTCGTCGAGCTGAACCAGCTGAGCAAGCAGATCCACACCGTGGTGTCCGCGGACGGCTCGCGCACCACCTACCTGATGGTCGGCGCGCCGGTGAGCACCACGGCCAGGCCGCTGCAGCTCTACCTGCTCTTCCCGCTCACCTCCGAGCAGGCGACCGTCTCGACGGTGCAGAACACGCTGCTCGTCGGCGGGCTCGTGCTGCTCGTCCTGCTGGCCGGGATCACGAACCTGGTCACCCGCCAGGTGGTGCGCCCGGTCCGGCGCGCGGCCGAGGTCGCGGAGCAGTTCGCCGTCGGTGACCTCGATCGGCGGCTCCCCGTCGCGGGCGAGGACGATCTCGCGAAGCTCGCCTTGTCCTACAACGAAATGGCGGCCAGCATCCAGATCCAGATCCGCCAGCTCGAGGAGTTCGGCACGTTGCAGCGCCGGTTCACCTCGGACGTTTCCCACGAGCTGCGGACGCCGCTGACCACGGTGCGCATGGCCGCCGACGTACTGCACGCTTCGCGCGAGCAGTTCCCGCCCGGTCTCGCGCGCTCGACGGAACTACTCGTCGACGAGCTGGACCGGTTCGAGGCCTTGCTCGGCGACCTGCTGGAGATTTCCCGGCTCGACGCGGGCGTCGAGGAGCTGGCGGCCGAGCTGATCGACGTCTCGCCCATCGCGCGGCGCGCCGTCGAACAGGTCAGGGTCATCGCGGGCTCGTCGAACACCACGATCGAAGTGGACCTCCCGGACGCGCCCGCGGTCGCCGAGGTCGACGCGCGGCGGGTCGAGCGGATCATCCGCAACCTGCTCGCCAACGCCGTCGACCACAGCGAGGGCAAGCCGGTGCGGCTGCAGGTCGCGGTCAACGCGGACACCGTCGCGGTGACCGTCCGCGACTACGGCGTCGGATTGCGCCAGGGCGAAGCCGACCTGGTGTTCAACCGGTTCTGGCGCGCGGACCCGTCGCGGAACCGGCGCACCGGCGGCACCGGGCTCGGTCTCGCGATCAGCCACGAGGACGCCCGCCTGCACGGAGGCGCGCTCGAAGCCTGGGGCGCGCCGGGCCACGGCGCGTGCTTCCGGCTGACGCTGCCGCGCCACCAGGACGTGCCGATCGGGAAGAGCCCGCTGCCGCTGCCGCCGGTCGACGCGCCGCCGGGCAGCACCCAGCCCGTGCTCGCCAAGGTGGTCGAGGAGCAGCCAGGGCGGCCCGCGATCACCGCCAACGTCCCGAGCACCGGGATCGCGGGCATCATCGACGTGTCGGACCTCGCCTCGATCGCGTTCAAAGAGGAGCGATGACCAAGCCGTTTCGCCTGGTGTGCCTCGCGCTGATGTCGTGCGCGGTGCTCGTCGCGGGCTGCGCGAACGTGCCGGAGGAATCCCAGCCCGAGGTGCTCACCCCGCGCGGCGCCCAGATGTCCAGCCCCGACGTCAAGGAACCGGACCGCAACCTCGACGCGCTGTCGGTGGTGCGGGCCTTCGCGCACGCCAGCGCGCTGCCGACGGAGAACAACGCCGGTGCCCGCGTGTACCTCGACGAGCAGGTTCGCCAGAAGTGGAGCCCGGTGCAGGGCTTCACCGTCATCGACGACACCTTCGGCACCGTCTACGACACGACGCAGCCCCAGGACCCCAACGAGCGGTCCGTCGTGCTGCGCGGGTTCACCGTCGGCGAGCTCGGCGCCGACGCGGCGTTCACCTCCGGGAAGAACTCGTACGAATGGACCTAC is part of the Amycolatopsis sp. CA-230715 genome and encodes:
- the mtrB gene encoding MtrAB system histidine kinase MtrB — its product is MKPKVAAFTRMVVRVSGRVAAFGRRRMVAFGELWRHSLQFRVTVSTLALSSAVVFVLGLVLQTQITERLLDTKSAAAVLQTQAVVQTAERELVGLSNQDSLGDRLSTALKRITSSAPEAQAATGSAAGAFEPVLASGGTDPAAGTPLSVGPLAKVPERLRQFVELNQLSKQIHTVVSADGSRTTYLMVGAPVSTTARPLQLYLLFPLTSEQATVSTVQNTLLVGGLVLLVLLAGITNLVTRQVVRPVRRAAEVAEQFAVGDLDRRLPVAGEDDLAKLALSYNEMAASIQIQIRQLEEFGTLQRRFTSDVSHELRTPLTTVRMAADVLHASREQFPPGLARSTELLVDELDRFEALLGDLLEISRLDAGVEELAAELIDVSPIARRAVEQVRVIAGSSNTTIEVDLPDAPAVAEVDARRVERIIRNLLANAVDHSEGKPVRLQVAVNADTVAVTVRDYGVGLRQGEADLVFNRFWRADPSRNRRTGGTGLGLAISHEDARLHGGALEAWGAPGHGACFRLTLPRHQDVPIGKSPLPLPPVDAPPGSTQPVLAKVVEEQPGRPAITANVPSTGIAGIIDVSDLASIAFKEER